A part of Allocoleopsis franciscana PCC 7113 genomic DNA contains:
- a CDS encoding type II toxin-antitoxin system VapC family toxin, whose translation MQFVLDCSVAISWCLVDENDDYANALLAMMPDCEAFVPGIWSLEVANTLLVAERRNRMTTEQSELAIALLQSLLIHVDEATDSNALSSTLVLGRQEGIAAYDAAYLELALRLALPLATLDTRLAEAATRCGVGLVVVDGETLETD comes from the coding sequence ATGCAGTTTGTCTTGGATTGTTCTGTAGCAATTAGTTGGTGTTTAGTAGATGAAAATGACGATTATGCCAATGCACTACTTGCAATGATGCCGGATTGTGAAGCTTTTGTGCCGGGAATTTGGTCGCTAGAAGTTGCTAATACTTTACTGGTTGCAGAACGACGTAACCGCATGACGACTGAGCAATCTGAACTAGCTATTGCTTTGTTACAGTCGCTGCTAATTCACGTTGATGAAGCTACGGATAGCAACGCACTCTCGTCAACTCTGGTATTAGGACGACAAGAAGGAATAGCTGCTTATGATGCGGCATATTTAGAGTTAGCACTACGATTGGCATTGCCTCTCGCAACACTTGATACCCGGTTGGCAGAAGCGGCAACTCGCTGCGGGGTAGGGTTGGTAGTCGTTGATGGGGAAACGCTAGAGACGGATTGA